In Haliotis asinina isolate JCU_RB_2024 chromosome 16, JCU_Hal_asi_v2, whole genome shotgun sequence, the following are encoded in one genomic region:
- the LOC137268686 gene encoding uncharacterized protein: MFADKHREDLRVKGYTVLENVLTNEDADRYRGMYSDWLETFKGTFPLSMKSLIQRYRVGHMEPTWAVRLKSKKVFEEVWGTEKLLSSIDAIAIGRPPEDGEEEFYSPGRHWLHIDQGPEREGLHAYQGAVYLETVDEDDWAFEVIEGSHEYHDRYYKENDYAIGKRKENPIWRFKNLRHEDIEFFTEEKGLKRTRVAVPKGGMILWDSRLVHANSRVIKGRKNPGRWRYVVFVCMTPAKWADKQSLETKQKAYKDLRMTTHWASDGIGLFSEELPPYAPKDPNPLTEHPPSGRTREAKQLAGVVPYEESMDDDGIMDAPKFRLDLLEAYTETQPQVLDFGPDEAFLRRRRITLSVFAVLMAITVYYWMS; this comes from the coding sequence ATGTTCGCCGATAAACACCGGGAGGACCTGAGGGTCAAGGGCTATACGGTCTTAGAGAACGTACTGACCAATGAAGATGCTGACAGATATCGCGGAATGTACTCTGATTGGTTGGAAACATTCAAGGGTACTTTCCCTCTTTCGATGAAATCACTAATTCAGAGATACAGAGTTGGGCACATGGAGCCAACGTGGGCAGTGAGACTGAAATCCAAGAAGGTCTTTGAGGAGGTATGGGGTACAGAGAAACTTCTAAGCAGCATAGATGCCATAGCTATTGGGCGTCCACCAGAGGATGGGGAGGAGGAGTTCTATTCCCCTGGACGTCACTGGCTGCACATTGATCAAGGGCCGGAGCGGGAGGGGCTACATGCTTATCAGGGTGCTGTGTATCTAGAGACTGTTGATGAGGATGACTGGGCTTTTGAGGTAATTGAAGGATCTCATGAATATCATGATCGGTACTATAAGGAGAACGACTATGCCATTGGGAAGAGGAAGGAGAATCCAATATGGCGCTTTAAGAACCTACGGCATGAGGATATCGAGTTTTTCACCGAGGAAAAGGGGCTCAAGAGAACAAGAGTAGCTGTTCCGAAAGGTGGGATGATATTGTGGGATTCTCGTCTCGTCCATGCCAACTCACGCGTTATCAAGGGAAGGAAAAACCCTGGTAGGTGGCGCTATGTTGTGTTCGTCTGCATGACTCCCGCCAAATGGGCCGACAAGCAATCCCTGGAAACCAAACAAAAGGCGTACAAGGACCTACGCATGACAACACACTGGGCGAGCGATGGGATAGGACTGTTTTCAGAAGAACTTCCCCCATATGCTCCCAAAGACCCAAACCCTCTGACGGAACACCCTCCATCGGGAAGAACCAGAGAAGCTAAACAACTGGCCGGAGTCGTACCATACGAAGAATCCATGGATGACGATGGAATCATGGATGCTCCCAAATTCCGACTGGATTTGTTGGAAGCGTATACAGAGACTCAACCCCAGGTTTTGGATTTTGGACCCGATGAAGCCTTCTTAAGGAGAAGAAGGATCACGCTGTCGGTGTTTGCTGTCCTCATGGCCATAACTGTTTACTACTGGATGTCGTAA
- the LOC137268483 gene encoding uncharacterized protein, translating to MNFVPIPATYRSRTQFDVLTMDTRKLMSERIHTQTLVTKGTKTETHGSATFPSGLSNGLDLRTNLVSPIGLFRLLLRGRMFVFFETHNHPSFMDLQGLASSGNLIFLVSGELRISSSMYNPRFPKYPVEIQTRFTSFRTSSFVWESIVRVPGAPHVTASLTNNGVAVSKSTRRPCPLPDWFREKFGELYNKDPGVTFRQVETTPVKMCRGVNSNPYMLTVKSRDIDTNLHTNTVLYLQYCLDALDDHLFRNKIRCELNTESLLVKSASFLHRGESDVADVLAVEFWDDETKAEMICFNILKSGISIYQARVHFYRYDEIFDDTCRL from the exons ATGAACTTTGTACCCATCCCGGCTACGTACCGGAGCAGAACACAGTTCGACGTCCTGACCATGGATACTCGCAAATTAATGTCTGAAAG GATCCACACACAGACTTTGGTGACCAAGGGGACCAAGACAGAGACACATGGTTCGGCAACATTCCCGTCTGGACTCTCAAATGGTCTTGATTTACGGACAA ACTTAGTCAGTCCTATTGGATTGTTCCGCCTCCTACTACGTGGCcgaatgtttgtgttttttgaaACCCACAATCACCCCTCGTTCATGGACCTCCAGGGACTGGCAAGTTCTGGCAACCTAATTTTCCTTGTCAGCGGAGAACTGAGAATCTCATCCAGCATGTACAACCCTAGGTTCCCAAAGTATCCAGTAGAGATTCAGACAAGATTTACATCTTTCCGAACATCGTCGTTTGTCTGGGAATCAATTGTGAGGGTACCCGGAGCCCCTCACGTGACAGCTAGTCTAACTAATAATGGCGTCGCTGTGTCGAAGTCCACCAGAAGACCATGTCCGTTGCCGGATTGGTTTCGTGAAAAGTTTGGCGAACTGTACAACAAGGATCCTGGAGTTACCTTCAGGCAGGTGGAGACAACTCCTGTCAAGATGTGCAGGGGAGTTAACTCTAATCCTTACATGCTGACTGTTAAAAGTCGGGATATCGACACGAACCTACACACGAACACGGTTTTGTACCTACAATACTGTCTTGACGCTTTGGATGACCATTTGTTCAGGAACAAGATACGATGCGAACTGAACACAGAGTCACTCCTGGTCAAATCGGCTTCCTTCCTCCACAGGGGTGAGAGCGATGTGGCTGACGTGTTGGCTGTTGAATTCTGGGATGATGAAACTAAGGCTGAAATGATATGTTTTAATATCCTCAAGTCTGGAATCAGCATCTACCAGGCTCGTGTTCACTTTTATCGATATGATGAGATATTTGATGACACCTGCAGACTGTAA
- the LOC137268191 gene encoding uncharacterized protein: MSAFRLIGRQLGYTRQFLSPSSVRVWIPGGFPYEAFDGAARVRPWSVLHLIDSARVYFCIPTIDDPSRSFVDFHLLCQNNLPFIVSLKLEIAPSLYDVSTPKAPLVVDSYLSNIGNSTMVLVHSVMHPEIPEPLARCWIQNVFVSKTTRLPEKLPQEYKETYDKLCVDGEPLIVKPLLKPANRDVISSFDMRVYGSETDPNLHTNYINYLRYCLNGLAAISHRDQQNKMTESFTHYVKSASMLYQKESLMGDNLTVDVWKDEENSDALNFEIMKQDSRLFQSKIELRSSDIC, from the exons ATGTCAGCCTTTAGACT AATAGGACGCCAGTTGGGTTACACCAGGCAGTTCCTGTCACCGTCTTCTGTCCGAGTTTGGATCCCTGGAGGATTTCCATATGAGGCATTTGATGGAGCTG CTCGTGTACGCCCATGGTCTGTACTGCATCTGATTGACTCCGCACGAGTGTACTTCTGTATCCCAACCATCGATGACCCTAGCAGAtcatttgttgatttccatCTCTTGTGTCAAAACAACCTTCCCTTTATCGTGTCACTGAAACTGGAAATAGCCCCATCTTTATACGACGTATCAACTCCGAAAGCACCATTAGTTGTTGACTCATATTTATCCAACATTGGCAACTCAACAATGGTCCTTGTGCACAGCGTCATGCATCCAGAGATACCAGAACCTCTTGCAAGGTGCTGGATCCAGAACGTCTTCGTTTCCAAGACGACTCGACTTCCAGAAAAGCTTCCTCAGGAATACAAGGAAACATATGACAAGTTGTGTGTAGATGGGGAGCCCCTGATAGTGAAGCCACTGTTGAAACCAGCCAACAGGGATGTAATTTCATCCTTTGATATGAGAGTCTATGGAAGTGAGACTGACCCGAATCTGCATACGAACTACATAAACTACCTTCGGTACTGTCTGAATGGGCTTGCAGCTATATCACACAGAGATCAGCAAAATAAGATGACAGAGAGCTTTACGCATTATGTAAAGTCAGCATCCATGCTGTATCAAAAAGAAAGTTTGATGGGAGATAATCTGACAGTTGATGTATGGAAAGATGAAGAAAACTCTGATGCtctcaattttgaaattatgaaacaaGATTCTCGGCTGTTTCAATCTAAAATTGAATTACGCAGTAGCGATATATGTTAG
- the LOC137268235 gene encoding uncharacterized protein, producing the protein MATLKLMTERIRTQTLVTKGTKTETHGSATFPSGLSNGLDLRTKLVSPTEVFRLLLRGRMFVFFEPQNNPSFMNIQRLASSGNLIFLVSGELRISSSMYNTRLPKYPAEVQTRFTSFRTSSVVWESILKVPGVPHVTASLTNNGVAVSTSTRKPCPLPYWFREKFGELYNKDPGVTFRQVETTPVKMCRGVNSIPYMLTVKSRDIDANLHTNTVLYLQYCLDALDDHLFRNKIRCKLNTESLLVKSASFLHGGESDVADVLAVEFWDDETDAEMICFNILKSGISIYQARVHFYRYDEIFDDTCRL; encoded by the exons ATGGCGACTCTCAAATTAATGACAGAGAG GATCCGCACACAGACTTTGGTGACCAAGGGGACCAAGACAGAGACACATGGTTCGGCAACATTCCCGTCTGGACTCTCAAATGGTCTTGATTTACGGACAA AGTTAGTCAGCCCTACTGAAGTGTTCCGCCTCCTACTACGTGGccgaatgtttgtgttctttgaaCCTCAAAATAACCCCTCGTTCATGAACATCCAGAGACTGGCAAGTTCTGGCAACCTAATTTTCCTTGTCAGCGGAGAACTGAGAATCTCATCCAGCATGTACAACACCAGGCTTCCAAAATATCCAGCGGAGGTTCAGACAAGATTTACATCTTTCCGAACATCGTCGGTTGTCTGGGAATCAATTCTGAAGGTACCCGGAGTCCCTCACGTGACAGCTAGTCTAACTAACAATGGCGTCGCTGTGTCAACGTCCACCAGAAAACCATGTCCGTTGCCGTATTGGTTTCGTGAAAAGTTTGGCGAACTGTACAACAAGGATCCTGGAGTTACCTTCAGGCAGGTGGAGACAACGCCTGTCAAGATGTGCCGGGGAGTTAACTCTATTCCTTACATGTTGACAGTTAAAAGTCGGGATATCGACGCGAACCTACACACGAACACGGTCTTGTACCTACAGTACTGTCTTGACGCTTTGGATGACCATTTGTTCAGGAACAAGATACGATGCAAATTGAACACAGAGTCACTCCTGGTCAAATCGGCTTCTTTCCTCCACGGGGGTGAGAGCGATGTGGCTGACGTGTTGGCTGTTGAATTCTGGGATGATGAAACTGATGCTGAAATGATATGTTTTAATATCCTCAAGTCTGGAATCAGCATCTACCAGGCTCGTGTTCACTTTTATCGATATGATGAGATATTTGATGACACCTGCAGACTGTAA